The Candidatus Eisenbacteria bacterium genome contains the following window.
CAGCGGCCCCCGCTTCACGATCTCACGAAGCGTGTGGCCTTCGGCCAGTTCCATGACCACGAAGCGGGTGCCCCGGTGCGTGCCGACGTCGAAGATCGAGACGATGTTGGGATGGTTGAGCGCGCCGGCGGCGCGGGCCTCGAGCTCGAAGCGTTGCACGCGGCGTCGGTCGCGCGCGAGATCACGGGGGATCACCTTCACGGCGACGTGGCGGCCGAGCCGGGTGTCTCGCGCGCGATAGACCTCTCCCATCCCGCCGGCGCCGAGCAGCGCGAGGAGCTCGTAGGGGCCCAGGCGGGACCCCGGTGCCAAGATCACGGGGCGCCGGTCAGGGCTTCTTCTCGGGACACGCGTCGCATCCCTTGTCGAAGAGGACACGCCACCTCCCGTCCGGCTCGAGCCGCCAGATGGACGTGAACGTGCCGATGAGGGCACCCGCGCGGTCGCGCACGGGACCGCTGGACAGAGCGAGCGTCTTGGACGGGAGCACCTCCACCGTCTCCGGCTCCCACGAGAATGGAGCCTCCTTGCCCTCGTAGAACGGTTTCCACGCCGCGACGACCGCTTCGCGTCCTCGCAGGGGGCCCTTTCGGTTGAAGAAGATCGCTTCCTCCGCGACGTGGGTCGCGAACGCGGCATGATCCCGGTCCGCCATCGTCTTGGCGAACGCGCGTTCGGCGTCTCGCACCTCCGCCGTGAGGTCGCGGTCCGCGGCGATGGAGCCGGAAGCCGCGAGCGCGCAGCAGAGCGCCGCTGGGATCACGAAGAGAAGCCTGGTCATGAAGCACCTCCAACAGAACCGGCCATTCGACAGGGCGGGTCGCCCGCGGGACAGAGTGTAATACGAGGGCACCGCCGCGGAACCATCGTCCCTCCACGTCTCCCCTGCGCCGCGGGTCCCGGCAGCCATACGAAAGGGG
Protein-coding sequences here:
- a CDS encoding nuclear transport factor 2 family protein; translation: MTRLLFVIPAALCCALAASGSIAADRDLTAEVRDAERAFAKTMADRDHAAFATHVAEEAIFFNRKGPLRGREAVVAAWKPFYEGKEAPFSWEPETVEVLPSKTLALSSGPVRDRAGALIGTFTSIWRLEPDGRWRVLFDKGCDACPEKKP